TCTTGGCCTTCTGGACCAGGGCGCGGGCGATGGCGCCGCGCTGCTGCTGGCCGCCGGACAGGGTGTTGGCGCGCTGGGCGGCGTACTCGGCCACGCCCACCCGGGCCAGGGCCGCCATGACCGCCGCCTGGGTCTCCTTCGGCCAGGCTCCGAACAGGCCGCGCGCGAAGGGGATTCGCCCCAGCGAGCCCAAGGCCACATTGGAAAACAGGGTCAGGCGGCCGACCAGGTTGAACTGCTGGAAGATGAAGCCGATCCGGATGCGCGCCTCGCGCACCTTCGAGGAGATCTTGCCGTCAGCCTGCACCGACTCGCCGAAGGCCTCGATCCGGCCCTCGCCGGGATCGATGGTCTGCAGTCCGCTGATCGAGCGCAGCAGGGTCGACTTGCCGGAACCCGACGGCCCGATCAGGGCGATCATCTCGCCCTTGCGTACATTGATGGATACCGAATCCAGGGCGCGCCGAGAACCGAAGCTCTTCGAGGCGTTCCGCACGGACAGAACCGCGGCGTCAGTCATGGATGGCGAAGCTTCCCCGGATCGGCGCACGCAGGTGTCGGAACGCGCCGACCACTGCTTCGGCTTCATGGCATGGCCGCTGGCGTGCGGTCCAGAGCGGGTTGCGGCCCAGAGGCCGGACCCATGAGAAAGGCGACTCGATACTCGTTCGTACCGACCATTCACTGAGGCGTTCGCGTTCCGCTAAAAAGGGTTCCCAGTTCGAGATTCAGTAATATGGTTAACGGGATCTTCACAGCCTTCGTTTCTCGCGCGCCCGCACAGCCGTCGATCTCTGGCGGAGGGCGGAACGGCAGTCGGTTACGAGACCTGAAGATTCGTCTCGTCGTGCGATCTGAGCGTTCGGAGGAGGTGGGCCATGAACAAACCGGTTTATCCGATTGTCGACGCCGAGCATCGAGCGCGTCCGTCCATTGCTGCGATCTATGCGGACAAACCTATCGAATATTTCGGTCGAGCGCGCCACGACGTCGTGAACCTGCTTACAACCGGCCCGAACGACGCGGTGATCGAACTTGGCTGTAGCGCGGGCGGGACCGGTCGAGCGGTCCTCGCCGCAGGTAAGGCCGGCCGCTATGTCGGCCTGGAATTGGGCGAGGAGGCCGCGTTTATCGCCGCTCAAACCCTGAGTGAAGTTCATGGGGGCGATGTGCAGGACATGGACCTGTCGCCGTTCGCCGGGCAGTTCGATGCGCTTGTGGCGAGCGAGGTCATGGAGCACCTCATCGATCCCTGGGCCGTCCTGAAGAGGCTCGCGACCTGCCTTAAGCCGGGCGGTCAAGTTGTCATCAGCGTCCCAAACGTCGCCCACTGGCATGTGATCCGGCAGTTACTGCTTGGCCGCTTCCGCTACCAGCCGTGCGGTGTGATGGATCAGACCCACCTCCGCTGGTTCACCCCCGAAGGCCTCCAGGACCTGCTCGAATCCGCCAACATCGAATTTGTCTCGCTCCAGCCCTTCAAGAAAATTAGCTGGAAGGCGCGTCTCGTGAATGCGCTCACCGGCGGACGGTTCGCGCATTTGTTCCTGATCCAGATCGTCGTCGTCGGACGTCTGCGGGCCTAGACTTCCGCCCCTTGGGCGAGTGCAAACCGGCTGTGGAAAAGGCGGAATCGCGCCCCCCGCGCAATCCCTGACGGGCCCAGGGTTTGGCGATGATTTGGCCGCACGAAAACAAACCTCTTTACATCGAGGTTCATCGCCCCTATTTCGCACCGCTCCGGCGGACCCGATGTCCTGAAAAGCGCTGCTAACGCCGGCTAGGTTCAACTGCCAATGGGGGTTACGTGAATTGCACACGTACCATACGCCCCTGGACCTGGTCCGTCAGCGGTCCCCGGAACGTCCTGTCGCAATAGCGCGACCGGACGCGGTGGCCGCAGCGGCGCGCTGGTTCCAGACGAATTTTCGAGGCGACGTTTTCTACGCGGTTAAGGCGAACCCTTCGCCATGGGTCATCGAGACCCTCGCCGCCAACGGCGTCACCTCCTTCGATGTGGCCTCGATCCCCGAGATCGAGCTGATCGCGCAGCATGCGCCGGGTTCCCGCATGGCCTTCATGCACCCGGTCAAGAGCCGCGCGGCGATCTCGGCCGCCTATTTCGATCACGGCGTTCGCACCTTCGCGCTGGATACGCACGAAGAGCTGGCCAAGATCGTCGAGGCGACCGGCGAGGCCAAGGACCTGAACCTCATCGTCCGCCTCGCGGTGGCCGCCGAGGGCGCGGCCTATTCGCTGTCCGGCAAGTTCGGTGTCGACGCCCATGAAGCGCCGGCCCTGCTGCTGGCCGCGCGGCGCGCGACCCAGGACCTGATGGGCGTCTCCTTCCATGTGGGCAGCCAGTGCATGCGGCCTACGGCATACCAGGCTGCGATGTCGCAGGCCTCGCGCGCCCTGGTCCGCGCCGGCGTGTTCGCCGACGTGGTCGACGTGGGCGGCGGCTTTCCCTCGGTCTATCCCGGCATGGTGCCGCCGGCGCTCGCCGACTACGTGGACTCCATCGACCGCGGCTTCGCCGAGATGATGGTCCACGAGACCACCGAGCTGTGGTGCGAACCCGGCCGGGCCCTGGTGGCCGAAGGCTCGTCCATCGTCACCAAGGTCGAACTCCGCAAGGGCGAGGCGCTCTATCTGAACGACGGGTCCTATGGCTCGCTGTTCGACGCCGCGCACGCCAAATGGCCCTTTCCGGTCAAGCTGCTCCGCAACGAGGGCGGCGAGGCGCGCGAGATCGAAGGCAATCTGAAGCCCTTCAAGTTCTGGGGCCCGACCTGCGACTCTCTTGACCACATGCCGGGCCCGTTCTGGCTGCCGGAAGACGTCCGCGAGGGCGACTATATCGAGATCGGCATGCTGGGCGCCTATGGCGTGGCCATGAACACCCGCTTCAACGGCTTCGGCGACGCCGAGATCGCCGAGGCCAAGGATGCGCCCATGGCCTCGATGTTCGGCCTGGCGCGGCGTTCGATCCCCCTGCCCAAGCAGGAGAGCCAGAACGTCGTGAAGCTGTCGCGCGCACGCAGCAAGAAGCGTCGGCGGAAATAAGCCGGGCACTTGAACGTTATTGGCGCGGCCGGTCGCTCCGTCCCGGCCGCGCCCTATTTCTTGGACGGGCGCTCAAACTCTCAAAGGATGCAGAGAATGAACGCTGACGTTCAGAAGACAAACCGCAAGGCCGAACTGCTGGCAAACACCGTCGAGCACGTGGCGATCGACCAGTACGACGCCCGTCCGATCATCGACGCCATGCGCAAGATGAGCTTCACCAGCCGCGACACGGCGCGGGCCGCCGACATCTGGTCGATGTCGCTGGAGGACAAGGACTGCTCGACCTGGCTGACCCTGGCGGGCTCCACCAGCGCCGGCGGCTGCATGCACATCTACCGTGACATGGTGAAGTACGGGATGATCGATACGATCGTCGCCACCGGCGCCTCCATCGTCGACATGGATTTCTTCGAGGCCCTGGGCTTCAAGCACTACCAGGCCCAGTCCAACGTCGACGACCGCGACCTGCGCGACCTCTATATCGACCGCATCTACGACACCTATATCGACGAGGAAGAGCTGCAGAACTGCGACGGCACGATCTACGAGATCTGCGAGCAGCTCGAGGCCCGCCCCTATTCGAGCCGCGAGTTCATCCACGAGATGGGCAAGTGGCTGGCGGCGGGCAACGCCAAGAAGCCCGACTCGCTGATCGAGGTGGCCTATCGCGAGGGCGTGCCGATCTTCTGCCCAGCCTTCGTGGATAGCTCGGCCGGCTTCGGCCTGGTCAAGCACCAGGTCGAGCGGATGAAGGCCAAGAAGCCCTACCTGACCATCGACGCGGTGGCCGACTTCCGCGAGCTGACCGACATCAAGCTGGCGGCGGGCACGACGGGCCTGTTCATGGTCGGCGGCGGGGTGCCCAAGAACTTCGCCCAGGACACCGTGGTCTGCGCCGAGATCCTGGGCCACGAGGCCGAGATGCATAAGTACGCCGTCCAGATCACCGTGGCCGACGTGCGCGATGGCGCCTGCTCGTCCTCGACGCTCAAGGAAGCCTGCTCCTGGGGCAAGGTCGACGTCACCTGGGAACAGATGGTGTTCGCCGAAGCCACCACAGTGGTGCCGCTGATCGCCTCTGACGCGTTCCACCGGGGTTCCTGGAAGAACCGCACCAAGCC
This genomic stretch from Phenylobacterium sp. LH3H17 harbors:
- the phnC gene encoding phosphonate ABC transporter ATP-binding protein, which encodes MTDAAVLSVRNASKSFGSRRALDSVSINVRKGEMIALIGPSGSGKSTLLRSISGLQTIDPGEGRIEAFGESVQADGKISSKVREARIRIGFIFQQFNLVGRLTLFSNVALGSLGRIPFARGLFGAWPKETQAAVMAALARVGVAEYAAQRANTLSGGQQQRGAIARALVQKAKIILADEPVASLDPVSARKVMDILRDLNRVDGLTVVVTLHQVDYALRYCDRVVALKAGKIVYDGGADGLDKTRLIDIYGPEFEDVFWEGAPK
- a CDS encoding class I SAM-dependent methyltransferase, producing the protein MNKPVYPIVDAEHRARPSIAAIYADKPIEYFGRARHDVVNLLTTGPNDAVIELGCSAGGTGRAVLAAGKAGRYVGLELGEEAAFIAAQTLSEVHGGDVQDMDLSPFAGQFDALVASEVMEHLIDPWAVLKRLATCLKPGGQVVISVPNVAHWHVIRQLLLGRFRYQPCGVMDQTHLRWFTPEGLQDLLESANIEFVSLQPFKKISWKARLVNALTGGRFAHLFLIQIVVVGRLRA
- a CDS encoding type III PLP-dependent enzyme, whose translation is MHTYHTPLDLVRQRSPERPVAIARPDAVAAAARWFQTNFRGDVFYAVKANPSPWVIETLAANGVTSFDVASIPEIELIAQHAPGSRMAFMHPVKSRAAISAAYFDHGVRTFALDTHEELAKIVEATGEAKDLNLIVRLAVAAEGAAYSLSGKFGVDAHEAPALLLAARRATQDLMGVSFHVGSQCMRPTAYQAAMSQASRALVRAGVFADVVDVGGGFPSVYPGMVPPALADYVDSIDRGFAEMMVHETTELWCEPGRALVAEGSSIVTKVELRKGEALYLNDGSYGSLFDAAHAKWPFPVKLLRNEGGEAREIEGNLKPFKFWGPTCDSLDHMPGPFWLPEDVREGDYIEIGMLGAYGVAMNTRFNGFGDAEIAEAKDAPMASMFGLARRSIPLPKQESQNVVKLSRARSKKRRRK
- a CDS encoding deoxyhypusine synthase — encoded protein: MQRMNADVQKTNRKAELLANTVEHVAIDQYDARPIIDAMRKMSFTSRDTARAADIWSMSLEDKDCSTWLTLAGSTSAGGCMHIYRDMVKYGMIDTIVATGASIVDMDFFEALGFKHYQAQSNVDDRDLRDLYIDRIYDTYIDEEELQNCDGTIYEICEQLEARPYSSREFIHEMGKWLAAGNAKKPDSLIEVAYREGVPIFCPAFVDSSAGFGLVKHQVERMKAKKPYLTIDAVADFRELTDIKLAAGTTGLFMVGGGVPKNFAQDTVVCAEILGHEAEMHKYAVQITVADVRDGACSSSTLKEACSWGKVDVTWEQMVFAEATTVVPLIASDAFHRGSWKNRTKPRWAKLFDKTAA